A window from Temnothorax longispinosus isolate EJ_2023e chromosome 1, Tlon_JGU_v1, whole genome shotgun sequence encodes these proteins:
- the Msl-2 gene encoding uncharacterized protein Msl-2 isoform X3, producing MNATSLYVSTCRLVLQADADDSNSWTDLYRLVPYLRQSLSCTVCSNLLIEPHTPTETNCQHHVCRGCRGGRKKLKPSCGWCKDYDKYVENVQLRILLQCYKKLCEYLTSTNIYRTLLLTVTSASNSTTNGAPSTIGATSLMELIQEGAGFKDEFKSNAGLSKSAYSILPCVYTSTTSTQTQGNNIQTTEAISQSIPESPTIRTVSNGSSIYSVMYAGSGNKITIKRKAAATEDTENTGQQETDGNQHGSVGGQSSGSFKKPRSSSARSKRKGCRCGNATAIPGKLTCCGQRCPCYVESKPCVECRCRGCRNPHTADGLKIRPHIPELHNLQLQLSTSLDCDALSGDPLGSVPQCLSTSPTTIQVLNVYSTPRLDIDNVPQNLPAALLVGEDAMVSTESEAEDSDIQIDV from the exons ATGAACGCGACGAGCCTGTACGTGTCGACGTGTCGGCTGGTGCTGCAGGCCGACGCCGACGACTCCAACTCCTGGACGGATCTCTACAGGCTGGTGCCGTATTTGCGGCAGAGCCTCAGCTGCACCGTGTGCTCGAACCTGCTGATCGAGCCGCACACGCCGACCGAGACCAACTGTCAGCATCACGTGTGCCGCGGTTGCCGCGGCGGCCGCAAGAAGCTCAAGCCGTCGTGCGGCTGGTGCAAGGACTACGACAAGTACGTGGAGAACGTGCAGTTGCGGATACTGCTGCAGTGCTACAAGAAGCTATGCGAGTATCTCACCAGCACCAACATCTATCGCACCCTGTTGCTCACCGTCACGTCTGCCAGCAACTCCACCACCAACGGCGCCCCGTCCACCATCGGTGCCACCAGCCTGATGGAGCTCATCCAGGAAGGCGCCGGCTTCAAAGATGAGTTCAAGAGCAACGCCGGCCTGTCCAAATCCGCTTACAGTATCTTACCATGCGTTTATACCAGCACTACCTCCACTCAGACGCAGGGCAATAACATCCAGACTACTGAGGCGATATCCCAGAGCATACCTG AGTCACCAACGATTCGTACGGTATCAAACGGATCCTCCATATATTCCGTAATGTACGCTGGATCTGGTAACAAAATTACGATAAAACGGAAAGCGGCTGCTACGGAAGACACGGAAAACACGGGGCAACAGGAGACGGATGGAAATCAGCACGGCTCTGTAGGAGGG CAGTCTTCGGGCAGTTTTAAAAAGCCAAGGTCGAGTTCTGCTAgaagtaaaagaaaaggatGCAGATGTGGTAATGCCACCGCGATACCTGGGAAACTTACCTGTTGTGGTCAAAGGTGTCCCTGTTACGTCGAAAGTAAGCCCTGCGTGGAGTGTAGATGTAGAGGTTGCAGAAATCCTCATACGGCAGATGGATTGAAG atCCGTCCACATATACCTGAACttcataatttacaattacaattgtCCACTTCCTTGGATTGCGACGCGCTAAGTGGAGATCCTTTAGGATCCGTGCCGCAGTGTCTCTCGACGTCTCCCACAACGATACAAGTGTTAAATGTGTATTCTACTCCGAGACTAGACATTGACAATGTACCACAGAACTTACCCGCTGCCTTGTTAGTAGGGGAAGATGCTATGGTAAGTACTGAAAGTGAGGCGGAAGATAGTGATATACAGATCGATGTGTGA
- the Msl-2 gene encoding uncharacterized protein Msl-2 isoform X4 has product MNATSLYVSTCRLVLQADADDSNSWTDLYRLVPYLRQSLSCTVCSNLLIEPHTPTETNCQHHVCRGCRGGRKKLKPSCGWCKDYDKYVENVQLRILLQCYKKLCEYLTSTNIYRTLLLTVTSASNSTTNGAPSTIGATSLMELIQEGAGFKDEFKSNAGLSKSAYSILPCVYTSTTSTQTQGNNIQTTEAISQSIPESPTIRTVSNGSSIYSVMYAGSGNKITIKRKAAATEDTENTGQQETDGNQHGSVGGSSGSFKKPRSSSARSKRKGCRCGNATAIPGKLTCCGQRCPCYVESKPCVECRCRGCRNPHTADGLKIRPHIPELHNLQLQLSTSLDCDALSGDPLGSVPQCLSTSPTTIQVLNVYSTPRLDIDNVPQNLPAALLVGEDAMVSTESEAEDSDIQIDV; this is encoded by the exons ATGAACGCGACGAGCCTGTACGTGTCGACGTGTCGGCTGGTGCTGCAGGCCGACGCCGACGACTCCAACTCCTGGACGGATCTCTACAGGCTGGTGCCGTATTTGCGGCAGAGCCTCAGCTGCACCGTGTGCTCGAACCTGCTGATCGAGCCGCACACGCCGACCGAGACCAACTGTCAGCATCACGTGTGCCGCGGTTGCCGCGGCGGCCGCAAGAAGCTCAAGCCGTCGTGCGGCTGGTGCAAGGACTACGACAAGTACGTGGAGAACGTGCAGTTGCGGATACTGCTGCAGTGCTACAAGAAGCTATGCGAGTATCTCACCAGCACCAACATCTATCGCACCCTGTTGCTCACCGTCACGTCTGCCAGCAACTCCACCACCAACGGCGCCCCGTCCACCATCGGTGCCACCAGCCTGATGGAGCTCATCCAGGAAGGCGCCGGCTTCAAAGATGAGTTCAAGAGCAACGCCGGCCTGTCCAAATCCGCTTACAGTATCTTACCATGCGTTTATACCAGCACTACCTCCACTCAGACGCAGGGCAATAACATCCAGACTACTGAGGCGATATCCCAGAGCATACCTG AGTCACCAACGATTCGTACGGTATCAAACGGATCCTCCATATATTCCGTAATGTACGCTGGATCTGGTAACAAAATTACGATAAAACGGAAAGCGGCTGCTACGGAAGACACGGAAAACACGGGGCAACAGGAGACGGATGGAAATCAGCACGGCTCTGTAGGAGGG TCTTCGGGCAGTTTTAAAAAGCCAAGGTCGAGTTCTGCTAgaagtaaaagaaaaggatGCAGATGTGGTAATGCCACCGCGATACCTGGGAAACTTACCTGTTGTGGTCAAAGGTGTCCCTGTTACGTCGAAAGTAAGCCCTGCGTGGAGTGTAGATGTAGAGGTTGCAGAAATCCTCATACGGCAGATGGATTGAAG atCCGTCCACATATACCTGAACttcataatttacaattacaattgtCCACTTCCTTGGATTGCGACGCGCTAAGTGGAGATCCTTTAGGATCCGTGCCGCAGTGTCTCTCGACGTCTCCCACAACGATACAAGTGTTAAATGTGTATTCTACTCCGAGACTAGACATTGACAATGTACCACAGAACTTACCCGCTGCCTTGTTAGTAGGGGAAGATGCTATGGTAAGTACTGAAAGTGAGGCGGAAGATAGTGATATACAGATCGATGTGTGA
- the Msl-2 gene encoding E3 ubiquitin-protein ligase MSL2 isoform X1, producing the protein MNATSLYVSTCRLVLQADADDSNSWTDLYRLVPYLRQSLSCTVCSNLLIEPHTPTETNCQHHVCRGCRGGRKKLKPSCGWCKDYDKYVENVQLRILLQCYKKLCEYLTSTNIYRTLLLTVTSASNSTTNGAPSTIGATSLMELIQEGAGFKDEFKSNAGLSKSAYSILPCVYTSTTSTQTQGNNIQTTEAISQSIPESPTIRTVSNGSSIYSVMYAGSGNKITIKRKAAATEDTENTGQQETDGNQHGSVGGVKCIPSSHLKYGTPSEKKSSKSSKQSSGSFKKPRSSSARSKRKGCRCGNATAIPGKLTCCGQRCPCYVESKPCVECRCRGCRNPHTADGLKIRPHIPELHNLQLQLSTSLDCDALSGDPLGSVPQCLSTSPTTIQVLNVYSTPRLDIDNVPQNLPAALLVGEDAMVSTESEAEDSDIQIDV; encoded by the exons ATGAACGCGACGAGCCTGTACGTGTCGACGTGTCGGCTGGTGCTGCAGGCCGACGCCGACGACTCCAACTCCTGGACGGATCTCTACAGGCTGGTGCCGTATTTGCGGCAGAGCCTCAGCTGCACCGTGTGCTCGAACCTGCTGATCGAGCCGCACACGCCGACCGAGACCAACTGTCAGCATCACGTGTGCCGCGGTTGCCGCGGCGGCCGCAAGAAGCTCAAGCCGTCGTGCGGCTGGTGCAAGGACTACGACAAGTACGTGGAGAACGTGCAGTTGCGGATACTGCTGCAGTGCTACAAGAAGCTATGCGAGTATCTCACCAGCACCAACATCTATCGCACCCTGTTGCTCACCGTCACGTCTGCCAGCAACTCCACCACCAACGGCGCCCCGTCCACCATCGGTGCCACCAGCCTGATGGAGCTCATCCAGGAAGGCGCCGGCTTCAAAGATGAGTTCAAGAGCAACGCCGGCCTGTCCAAATCCGCTTACAGTATCTTACCATGCGTTTATACCAGCACTACCTCCACTCAGACGCAGGGCAATAACATCCAGACTACTGAGGCGATATCCCAGAGCATACCTG AGTCACCAACGATTCGTACGGTATCAAACGGATCCTCCATATATTCCGTAATGTACGCTGGATCTGGTAACAAAATTACGATAAAACGGAAAGCGGCTGCTACGGAAGACACGGAAAACACGGGGCAACAGGAGACGGATGGAAATCAGCACGGCTCTGTAGGAGGGGTAAAATGCATTCCGTCTTCCCACCTTAAATATGGGACTCCTTCTGAGAAAAAATCTTCAAAGAGCAGCAAA CAGTCTTCGGGCAGTTTTAAAAAGCCAAGGTCGAGTTCTGCTAgaagtaaaagaaaaggatGCAGATGTGGTAATGCCACCGCGATACCTGGGAAACTTACCTGTTGTGGTCAAAGGTGTCCCTGTTACGTCGAAAGTAAGCCCTGCGTGGAGTGTAGATGTAGAGGTTGCAGAAATCCTCATACGGCAGATGGATTGAAG atCCGTCCACATATACCTGAACttcataatttacaattacaattgtCCACTTCCTTGGATTGCGACGCGCTAAGTGGAGATCCTTTAGGATCCGTGCCGCAGTGTCTCTCGACGTCTCCCACAACGATACAAGTGTTAAATGTGTATTCTACTCCGAGACTAGACATTGACAATGTACCACAGAACTTACCCGCTGCCTTGTTAGTAGGGGAAGATGCTATGGTAAGTACTGAAAGTGAGGCGGAAGATAGTGATATACAGATCGATGTGTGA
- the Msl-2 gene encoding E3 ubiquitin-protein ligase MSL2 isoform X2, giving the protein MNATSLYVSTCRLVLQADADDSNSWTDLYRLVPYLRQSLSCTVCSNLLIEPHTPTETNCQHHVCRGCRGGRKKLKPSCGWCKDYDKYVENVQLRILLQCYKKLCEYLTSTNIYRTLLLTVTSASNSTTNGAPSTIGATSLMELIQEGAGFKDEFKSNAGLSKSAYSILPCVYTSTTSTQTQGNNIQTTEAISQSIPESPTIRTVSNGSSIYSVMYAGSGNKITIKRKAAATEDTENTGQQETDGNQHGSVGGVKCIPSSHLKYGTPSEKKSSKSSKSSGSFKKPRSSSARSKRKGCRCGNATAIPGKLTCCGQRCPCYVESKPCVECRCRGCRNPHTADGLKIRPHIPELHNLQLQLSTSLDCDALSGDPLGSVPQCLSTSPTTIQVLNVYSTPRLDIDNVPQNLPAALLVGEDAMVSTESEAEDSDIQIDV; this is encoded by the exons ATGAACGCGACGAGCCTGTACGTGTCGACGTGTCGGCTGGTGCTGCAGGCCGACGCCGACGACTCCAACTCCTGGACGGATCTCTACAGGCTGGTGCCGTATTTGCGGCAGAGCCTCAGCTGCACCGTGTGCTCGAACCTGCTGATCGAGCCGCACACGCCGACCGAGACCAACTGTCAGCATCACGTGTGCCGCGGTTGCCGCGGCGGCCGCAAGAAGCTCAAGCCGTCGTGCGGCTGGTGCAAGGACTACGACAAGTACGTGGAGAACGTGCAGTTGCGGATACTGCTGCAGTGCTACAAGAAGCTATGCGAGTATCTCACCAGCACCAACATCTATCGCACCCTGTTGCTCACCGTCACGTCTGCCAGCAACTCCACCACCAACGGCGCCCCGTCCACCATCGGTGCCACCAGCCTGATGGAGCTCATCCAGGAAGGCGCCGGCTTCAAAGATGAGTTCAAGAGCAACGCCGGCCTGTCCAAATCCGCTTACAGTATCTTACCATGCGTTTATACCAGCACTACCTCCACTCAGACGCAGGGCAATAACATCCAGACTACTGAGGCGATATCCCAGAGCATACCTG AGTCACCAACGATTCGTACGGTATCAAACGGATCCTCCATATATTCCGTAATGTACGCTGGATCTGGTAACAAAATTACGATAAAACGGAAAGCGGCTGCTACGGAAGACACGGAAAACACGGGGCAACAGGAGACGGATGGAAATCAGCACGGCTCTGTAGGAGGGGTAAAATGCATTCCGTCTTCCCACCTTAAATATGGGACTCCTTCTGAGAAAAAATCTTCAAAGAGCAGCAAA TCTTCGGGCAGTTTTAAAAAGCCAAGGTCGAGTTCTGCTAgaagtaaaagaaaaggatGCAGATGTGGTAATGCCACCGCGATACCTGGGAAACTTACCTGTTGTGGTCAAAGGTGTCCCTGTTACGTCGAAAGTAAGCCCTGCGTGGAGTGTAGATGTAGAGGTTGCAGAAATCCTCATACGGCAGATGGATTGAAG atCCGTCCACATATACCTGAACttcataatttacaattacaattgtCCACTTCCTTGGATTGCGACGCGCTAAGTGGAGATCCTTTAGGATCCGTGCCGCAGTGTCTCTCGACGTCTCCCACAACGATACAAGTGTTAAATGTGTATTCTACTCCGAGACTAGACATTGACAATGTACCACAGAACTTACCCGCTGCCTTGTTAGTAGGGGAAGATGCTATGGTAAGTACTGAAAGTGAGGCGGAAGATAGTGATATACAGATCGATGTGTGA
- the Ndc80 gene encoding kinetochore protein NDC80 homolog isoform X2 has protein sequence MIEREDKSSTGARTDQRKTQTLKPKGISTGEVSHIPRARFRSSSSDRAGSLGRKSYLKVTGKTPLRQPTTPITPVKVATKHAIPGTVLTASSSKHHSSLSIGRSPSGDRASTIGAKGPRKDTRPLADKVYQMDLLKEIDKFFEINQCSTMLNSNGSLKPITLKMFVEVSGFLLKYFDVKHTLTMANYIDELPKCAKKLHYPGVMNKSWLKTANAMHSWPYVLGWIGWLVEAYKVRELALNRYQLETLPFIGTEQQAQSCSMEFQTLLECYRVWNDEEKAHEEVELLNRYLQNVLVQQGITDCDLAQAHKELEEEEVKLQIHEEESQELDKKIEYLQQKLASLRAKESKQLNDIKSMEDCISKLSAETNQLNTEREVLNEQIRIGNKQYEELFSIVKNQPMSKIEKENIIKKCTEIQNYIHQFDEHLKDYQKESYSLDIKFASFNNNLNMAILAYNKEVFMLIDNDVGLNFDDVKLPEKELLKPEMMDIMEEKASLIRTFKETLMKQCNEIESLIQFETMKLEKLQEEIKSLPDENKLKEDISHINELKAGAKKEKAKLIKQIEDLKNEIKAMEDMMPDLQAEDFEIEEAQDKLDAVIRRKMFLKQAAKRFFEEFYKTVGEHRKELYNIATKVRTL, from the exons ATGATCGAACGGGAAGATAAGAGCTCGACAGGAGCTCGAACGGATCAACGGAAGACACAGACATTGAAACCGAAGGGAATCTCGACTGGTGAGGTCTCTCATATTCCCAGGGCTCGTTTTCGGAGCTCTTCCAGCGACCGAGCGGGATCGCTCGGCAGAAAATCGTACTTGAAAGTAACAG gcAAAACTCCGCTACGGCAACCAACAACTCCAATCACCCCGGTGAAAGTCGCCACTAAGCATGCTATCCCAGGTACAGTGCTTACAGCAAGTTCTAGCAAACATCATTCGTCGTTATCAATCGGTCGATCACCGTCCGGCGACCGTGCTAGCACCATAGGAGCTAAGGGCCCCAGAAAGGACACAAGACCCCTAGCGGATAAGGTTTATCAGATGGACCTATTAAAAGAGATCGATAAGTTCTTTGAGATAAATCAGTGCTCGACGATGTTAAACAGCAACGGGAGTTTGAAACCAATTACATTGAAGATGTTCGTGGAGGTCTCTGGCTTTCTATTGAAGTACTTCGACGTCAAGCATACTCTCACGATGGCAAATTACATAGATGAATTACCAAAATGCGCAAAGAAGTTACACTATCCTGGCGTGATGAACAAATCATGGCTTAAGACTGCCAACGCAATGCATTCGTGGCCCTATGTTCTCGGTTGGATCGGCTGGTTGGTGGAAGCATACAAAGTGAGAGAGCTCGCATTGAACAGATACCAACTGGAAACTTTGCCGTTCATAGGAACGGAGCAGCAGGCTCAGAGTTGTAGCATGGAGTTTCAAACATTGTTGGAATGTTATAGAGTTTGGAATGACGAGGAAAAAGCCCACGAGGAGGTAGAACTATTGAACCGATATCTGCAGAACGTTTTAGTTCAACAAGGCATTACTGACTGCGATCTAGCTCAGGCACATAAAGAattggaagaagaagaagtgaAGTTGCAGATCCATGAGGAAGAGTCACAAGAactcgataaaaaaattgaatatttacaaCAGAAATTAGCGTCTTTGCGCGCCAAGGAATCTAAACAATTAAACGATATTAAAAGCATGGAGGATTGTATAAGCAAGCTTTCCGCTGAGACAAATCAGTTAAATACTGAACGTGAAGTTTTAAATGAGCAAATTCGAATAGGAAATAAACAATATGAAGAATTATTCTCAATCGTGAAGAATCAACCCATGTCTAAGATTGAAAAggaaaatatcattaaaaaatgcacGGAGATTCAAAACTACATACACCAATTTGACGAGCATTTGAAAGATTACCAAAAGGAATCGTACAGTTTAGATATCAAATTCGCGTCTTTCAATAATAATCTCAATATGGCAATATTGGCGTATAATAAGGAGGTCTTTATGCTTATCGACAATGATGTTGGTCTGAATTTCGATGACGTAAAGCTCCCGGAAAAAGAATTGTTGAAACCGGAGATGATGGATATAATGGAAGAAAAGGCTTCTTTAATAAGAACATTCAAAGAGACATTGATGAAGCAATGCAACGAGATAGAGTCTCTTATTCAATTCGAAACCATGAAATTGGAGAAACTccaagaagaaattaaatctttgCCGGATGAAAACAAATTGAAAGAAGATATATCTCACATTAATGAACTGAAGGCAGGTGCGAAGAAGGAGAAAGCCAAACTTATAAAACAGATAGAAGACTTGAAAAACGAAATTAAAGCAATGGAAGATATGATGCCAGATTTACAAGCGGAAGACTTCGAAATAGAAGAGGCACAAGACAAATTAGATGCAGTTATAAGAAGAAAGATGTTTCTAAAGCAAGCTGCCAAACGGTTTTtcgaagaattttataaaactgtcGGCGAGCATAGAAAAGAGCTTTATAATATTGCAACAAAAGTTAGAACGCTATAG
- the Ndc80 gene encoding kinetochore protein NDC80 homolog isoform X1: MQQNSVRRRSSSNPVRISMIEREDKSSTGARTDQRKTQTLKPKGISTGEVSHIPRARFRSSSSDRAGSLGRKSYLKVTGKTPLRQPTTPITPVKVATKHAIPGTVLTASSSKHHSSLSIGRSPSGDRASTIGAKGPRKDTRPLADKVYQMDLLKEIDKFFEINQCSTMLNSNGSLKPITLKMFVEVSGFLLKYFDVKHTLTMANYIDELPKCAKKLHYPGVMNKSWLKTANAMHSWPYVLGWIGWLVEAYKVRELALNRYQLETLPFIGTEQQAQSCSMEFQTLLECYRVWNDEEKAHEEVELLNRYLQNVLVQQGITDCDLAQAHKELEEEEVKLQIHEEESQELDKKIEYLQQKLASLRAKESKQLNDIKSMEDCISKLSAETNQLNTEREVLNEQIRIGNKQYEELFSIVKNQPMSKIEKENIIKKCTEIQNYIHQFDEHLKDYQKESYSLDIKFASFNNNLNMAILAYNKEVFMLIDNDVGLNFDDVKLPEKELLKPEMMDIMEEKASLIRTFKETLMKQCNEIESLIQFETMKLEKLQEEIKSLPDENKLKEDISHINELKAGAKKEKAKLIKQIEDLKNEIKAMEDMMPDLQAEDFEIEEAQDKLDAVIRRKMFLKQAAKRFFEEFYKTVGEHRKELYNIATKVRTL, encoded by the exons atgcaACAGAATTCAGTCAGACGTAGATCGTCCAGTAATCCCGTAAGGATATCCATGATCGAACGGGAAGATAAGAGCTCGACAGGAGCTCGAACGGATCAACGGAAGACACAGACATTGAAACCGAAGGGAATCTCGACTGGTGAGGTCTCTCATATTCCCAGGGCTCGTTTTCGGAGCTCTTCCAGCGACCGAGCGGGATCGCTCGGCAGAAAATCGTACTTGAAAGTAACAG gcAAAACTCCGCTACGGCAACCAACAACTCCAATCACCCCGGTGAAAGTCGCCACTAAGCATGCTATCCCAGGTACAGTGCTTACAGCAAGTTCTAGCAAACATCATTCGTCGTTATCAATCGGTCGATCACCGTCCGGCGACCGTGCTAGCACCATAGGAGCTAAGGGCCCCAGAAAGGACACAAGACCCCTAGCGGATAAGGTTTATCAGATGGACCTATTAAAAGAGATCGATAAGTTCTTTGAGATAAATCAGTGCTCGACGATGTTAAACAGCAACGGGAGTTTGAAACCAATTACATTGAAGATGTTCGTGGAGGTCTCTGGCTTTCTATTGAAGTACTTCGACGTCAAGCATACTCTCACGATGGCAAATTACATAGATGAATTACCAAAATGCGCAAAGAAGTTACACTATCCTGGCGTGATGAACAAATCATGGCTTAAGACTGCCAACGCAATGCATTCGTGGCCCTATGTTCTCGGTTGGATCGGCTGGTTGGTGGAAGCATACAAAGTGAGAGAGCTCGCATTGAACAGATACCAACTGGAAACTTTGCCGTTCATAGGAACGGAGCAGCAGGCTCAGAGTTGTAGCATGGAGTTTCAAACATTGTTGGAATGTTATAGAGTTTGGAATGACGAGGAAAAAGCCCACGAGGAGGTAGAACTATTGAACCGATATCTGCAGAACGTTTTAGTTCAACAAGGCATTACTGACTGCGATCTAGCTCAGGCACATAAAGAattggaagaagaagaagtgaAGTTGCAGATCCATGAGGAAGAGTCACAAGAactcgataaaaaaattgaatatttacaaCAGAAATTAGCGTCTTTGCGCGCCAAGGAATCTAAACAATTAAACGATATTAAAAGCATGGAGGATTGTATAAGCAAGCTTTCCGCTGAGACAAATCAGTTAAATACTGAACGTGAAGTTTTAAATGAGCAAATTCGAATAGGAAATAAACAATATGAAGAATTATTCTCAATCGTGAAGAATCAACCCATGTCTAAGATTGAAAAggaaaatatcattaaaaaatgcacGGAGATTCAAAACTACATACACCAATTTGACGAGCATTTGAAAGATTACCAAAAGGAATCGTACAGTTTAGATATCAAATTCGCGTCTTTCAATAATAATCTCAATATGGCAATATTGGCGTATAATAAGGAGGTCTTTATGCTTATCGACAATGATGTTGGTCTGAATTTCGATGACGTAAAGCTCCCGGAAAAAGAATTGTTGAAACCGGAGATGATGGATATAATGGAAGAAAAGGCTTCTTTAATAAGAACATTCAAAGAGACATTGATGAAGCAATGCAACGAGATAGAGTCTCTTATTCAATTCGAAACCATGAAATTGGAGAAACTccaagaagaaattaaatctttgCCGGATGAAAACAAATTGAAAGAAGATATATCTCACATTAATGAACTGAAGGCAGGTGCGAAGAAGGAGAAAGCCAAACTTATAAAACAGATAGAAGACTTGAAAAACGAAATTAAAGCAATGGAAGATATGATGCCAGATTTACAAGCGGAAGACTTCGAAATAGAAGAGGCACAAGACAAATTAGATGCAGTTATAAGAAGAAAGATGTTTCTAAAGCAAGCTGCCAAACGGTTTTtcgaagaattttataaaactgtcGGCGAGCATAGAAAAGAGCTTTATAATATTGCAACAAAAGTTAGAACGCTATAG
- the LOC139820815 gene encoding transcription elongation factor, mitochondrial, whose product MWNMMLTRFFNTVIKNQRAQIYKHQTLSAFIFKVNNMCTDTFDINLLSSEDKEKILQVINSKSMKDLAQYSITKKRAEKLELHRANNGPFESLDDLLKVQSMNNKCVYNFYKSIICGKKKPPKKITSGLVVTPQNTDTSQRDVDTVLGIYVGHNLISWSLLNRDCEVLQWSYKSFPRKGPKENIHTLLQETIPIAKKLPKADRYIMQETGGDVGRIQNRHFYQNFVQQSIIGAIILSYLTMLDNKFNDTTVFVANNIFILRQRVLRKIYGLIIDNEGISTQYMVQKLLQESNEPIKTKEPKVLIGTELRNMYNAQSPVCQEQIGWSLLISLAFIELIVHKRPDMILREAPQR is encoded by the exons atgtGGAACATGATGTTGAcgagattttttaatacagttATTAAAAACCAAAGAGCGCAG ATCTACAAGCATCAGACACTGAgcgcatttatttttaaagtaaacaACATGTGCACTGACACTTTTGATATAAACCTTCTCTCTTCAGAAGATAAGGAGAAAATACTCCAAGTAATAAATAGCAAAAGCATGAAAGATCTAGCACA atattccATTACTAAGAAGCGTGCAGAGAAATTAGAATTGCACCGTGCAAATAATGGACCGTTTGAATCGTTGGacgatttattaaaagtacagAGTATGAATAACAAAtgcgtgtataatttttataagtcaattATATGTGGTAAGAAAAAGCCTCCTAAGAAGATTACGTCAGGCTTGGTTGTAACACCACAAAATACTGATACTAGTCAAAGG GATGTCGATACAGTGTTAGGGATATACGTAGGACATAACTTGATAAGTTGGTCATTATTAAATCGCGATTGCGAAGTATTACAGTGGAGTTATAAATCTTTTCCACGAAAAGGgccaaaagaaaatattcataCTTTACTTCAAGAG acAATACCAATTGCCAAAAAATTACCGAAGGCTGATCGGTATATAATGCAAGAGACCGGTGGTGACGTGGGCCGTATACAAAACCGCcacttttatcaaaattttgtacaaCAATCTATAATAGGCGCTATCATTCTGTCGTATCTGACAATGTtggataataaatttaatg ACACCACAGTATTTGTGGCAAACAACATCTTTATACTTCGGCAGCGTGTATTGCGAAAAATCTATGGACTTATAATAGACAACGAGGGTATTTCTACACAGTATATGGTGCAAAAGCTATTGCAGGAAAGCAACGAACCGATAAAAACAAAGGAACCAAAAGTGTTAATAGGAACAGAATTGAGAAACATGTACAACGCACAAAGTCCTGTTTGTCAAGAACAAATTGGTTGGTCGTTATTAATATCGTTAGCTTTCATAGaattaattgtacataaaagacCTGACATGATCCTTCGTGAAGCTCctcaaagataa